The DNA sequence TTGACAAATTTGTGCACATTAAAACAGCCGCAGGTAACAATATATTTACCAAGACCAATCCCAAAGGCTCAATCCTTTTTGCCACAATAAATAACAACGCTGTTAATGGAAAATCAAAATCTACTAATAAAAGACTGTTTGAGACCTTGGCATCATACTATCAGCGAGCAGGCAGTCCCTATCCAAAGTGTGTACTTAAAAATACTTCCGGTGAGACTCTTGGGATTATCAGCTGTAATAAAAATGGATGTAATTTCAAACAATAAGACCCATCATACTGAACTAACTAATTTATACAATTCACTATAGAATAAGGGCAAAATTGATTAATCAATTTTGCCCTTATTTATTTTTACATTGATACCCTGTTTATAATTCTCAAGTTGTCACAAGAAAATATATAACTCCTACCAAAACCAGACTTACAGCCCGTAAACCCTGATTATATAAAATAAGCTTAAAAGCCATCTTACTTCTGAATATCCCGGCATAATAAGGTAGTTGGTGGCGGATGGCCCGCATAGGGGTTGAAAGAATATTACCTACCATCAAAGCAAGAACAATATCGCGAGGTTCAAGCGTACCGGCTCCAAGTAATGAACCTGCCGCGGCAAGACCTGCCGTAAACTCAGCTACTAGACTAAAAGCAATTACGCCAAATATTTTAGGATTTAACCATGAAAGAAAAGTCAGGTGTTCACTTAGATAAGTCTGAAAAGAAGCAAAAAAACCATAATGTCGCAAAAAGAAAAAAGCTACATATATAGGTATAGTAATATAAATGACTCTAGGTAACCTTCTCTTCAGACGCTTTAATGCTTTAGCCAATATATCGCTAAAAGAAGCGGACTCATTCTCTTTAAGTTTACTTAATACATTGCCACAGCAGGTATCTTCAGGGAGTGAAAACCGTCCCCAGAGAACAATTGCCCCGGTCCTTACGAAAGCAGCAAGTAAAGTAAGGCCAACATAAATAAATGCCACACTGCCTATAAACGGAGCAGCGATAAAAAATACCGTGGGCATATGCAGAAAATAGGTTGGCAGACTGTTAAAAAGGTTTGAAATTACCAGCTCCCGATCAGAGATTTCACCTTTTTCATAAGCCTCAGAAAGCATAGAGTTTGCGGCCACGCCTGAAAAAAAGGCCAAAGCAAAACTCGCCCCGCTTATATCTTTAAGCCTACCGGCCCTGATAAGCGGGGTTGCAACTCTCCCCATAGCCCTAGTCCACCTCAGCCCCTCTACAATATTTCCTACCAAGAGTCCTAGACTGATAAATAAAATTAGCCTGATTAATGGCCAGCCCAGTTCGCTCCAAAGAACTTCAGGAGAAAAAGACAATTAAACCTACTTTGTTTTCCATGTATCTGTTTTGGTAATACTTAAATCAGAATCACGATTTTTAACAACTCCGGCAGCCACTAACTCTTCAAGCGCACTATTAAAATCAACCTCTTCTCCACTCCACTTTTCAATGCAGCTATGGACAGTAATTCCTTCAGTGCTTGCTTTACAATTTTTTTCAGCATCAATTTTGCTTCCAGCCATTCCCTCAATAAGCAAAAAGAGTGACACTGCTTCAACAGACAATCCAAGATCAAAAATAGATTTTGCCATAAGATTCCTCCAGATTTAAAAATATGCTTTCAAGAAAGTATACTTGAACAGTTACAAGTGCCAGTGAAAAAACATACAACTTTCCCCGAAATATTTTTAATCAAATAGGCATAAAACGGGTAAACACTTTGAAAAAAAGTATCTACCCGTCATTCTGAATCTTATTTAATGGACTTTCTTTAGTACGAAGAAACTCTAAAAACTAAGTTCTTTCTTTTAGCATAGTCCTGAACAATTTGAGCTCACTTTCAGCCATATTGCTGAAATTAGCTGGTGCCGGAAATTCACATTTCTCAACCTCGTCAACGTACTTCTTGATTGCAGCAATGCTTTCACCTCGAAGCTGTGCATACTTTTTAACAAACATAGGAACAAAGCGATCAAAAAGCCCCAGAATATCGTGATAAACCAGTACCTGCCCATCTGTATGCAGTCCTGCCCCGATTCCAATCACGGGGATTGACAGGCGTTCAGCTATTTCCTGCGCAACTTCGCTAGGTACAGCTTCAAGAACAATTGAAAAACACCCTGCATTTTCTAACGCAAGAGCTTCATCAACAAGAGCGCAAGCTGATCTTGCATTTTTTCCCTGCGCTTTAAAGCCTCCGAACCGTGCCACATGTTGCGGTGTCAAACCGATATGGCCCTGCACAGGGATACCGGAATCAACTATAGCCCTGACATGCTCCAGAAAAGGAAAACCACCTTCGAGCTTAACTGCCCGTGCTCCTGTTCTACTTAAAAACCTGCCCGCATTCTCAACTGCCATTGAGACCGATGACTGATAAGACATAAAAGGCATATCACCTACGATAAGTGCCCTGCTTACACCACGCGAAACAGCTGCTGTGTGGTGCAGCATATCATCCATAGTTACAGCTAAAGTATCATCATATCCGAGAACAACCATACCGAGTGAATCTCCCACAAGAATCATGTCGACTCCGGCTTCATCAGCAATCTGCCCTGAAGGATAATCATAGGCGGTCACCATAGAAATTTTGCGCTGCCCTTTAAGGGCCAGGATATCTGGTGCTGTTACTTTTTTCATTTTATTTCCTTATAAGTTAAGTCTGCTAAACATGTCAGCTTTTAAGCCGGAGAGTGCATAAGAAGTGCGATATGAGCAGTTGAGATGGGAATCGTCAACCCTAGTGA is a window from the Maridesulfovibrio zosterae DSM 11974 genome containing:
- a CDS encoding membrane protein — translated: MSFSPEVLWSELGWPLIRLILFISLGLLVGNIVEGLRWTRAMGRVATPLIRAGRLKDISGASFALAFFSGVAANSMLSEAYEKGEISDRELVISNLFNSLPTYFLHMPTVFFIAAPFIGSVAFIYVGLTLLAAFVRTGAIVLWGRFSLPEDTCCGNVLSKLKENESASFSDILAKALKRLKRRLPRVIYITIPIYVAFFFLRHYGFFASFQTYLSEHLTFLSWLNPKIFGVIAFSLVAEFTAGLAAAGSLLGAGTLEPRDIVLALMVGNILSTPMRAIRHQLPYYAGIFRSKMAFKLILYNQGLRAVSLVLVGVIYFLVTT
- the panB gene encoding 3-methyl-2-oxobutanoate hydroxymethyltransferase — its product is MKKVTAPDILALKGQRKISMVTAYDYPSGQIADEAGVDMILVGDSLGMVVLGYDDTLAVTMDDMLHHTAAVSRGVSRALIVGDMPFMSYQSSVSMAVENAGRFLSRTGARAVKLEGGFPFLEHVRAIVDSGIPVQGHIGLTPQHVARFGGFKAQGKNARSACALVDEALALENAGCFSIVLEAVPSEVAQEIAERLSIPVIGIGAGLHTDGQVLVYHDILGLFDRFVPMFVKKYAQLRGESIAAIKKYVDEVEKCEFPAPANFSNMAESELKLFRTMLKERT